In Amycolatopsis methanolica 239, a single genomic region encodes these proteins:
- a CDS encoding sensor histidine kinase: protein MNQRPPTSTRTSGPTLGDALLLERLVHNLVENVIRHNEPGGWVHVGTRTRCDVVEIEVSNTGPAVAGAEVPALFEPFRRRAAPRLDPAKGAGLGLSIVRSVASAYDGEVAARPRDGGELVVTVRLPARVPVQDRTSFGMSRRPASGR from the coding sequence GTGAACCAGCGCCCGCCGACCAGCACCCGCACATCCGGCCCCACGCTCGGCGACGCGCTGCTGCTCGAACGGCTGGTGCACAACCTCGTCGAGAACGTCATCCGGCACAACGAGCCGGGCGGCTGGGTCCACGTCGGCACACGCACCCGCTGCGACGTGGTCGAGATCGAGGTGAGCAACACCGGGCCCGCGGTGGCCGGTGCGGAGGTTCCGGCGCTGTTCGAACCGTTCCGCCGCCGCGCCGCGCCCCGGCTGGACCCGGCGAAGGGCGCCGGGCTGGGGCTGTCGATCGTGCGCTCGGTCGCGAGCGCGTACGACGGCGAAGTGGCGGCCCGGCCGCGCGACGGCGGCGAGCTCGTGGTGACCGTGCGGCTGCCGGCGCGGGTGCCCGTTCAGGACCGGACGAGCTTCGGGATGTCGCGCAGGCCGGCCTCCGGCAGGTAG
- a CDS encoding phosphoethanolamine transferase CptA, giving the protein MTVELFAGASTGLALWVVAAFVVTFVVTRVVVRMIRAGRGPFRDTSVGDVHVHHHVYGIFLMLLSGAGEFVYRPGSPWVEVLAVVFGAGAALTLDEFALWLHLDDVYWAREGRKSVDAVLVAAAIGAFLVLGARPFDDTADEGRMAFAVTVLAHLVLAGIAIFKGKIASGLIGIVVPFVAVVAAVRLARPGSPWARARYDAARLARAETRFRRNRWDGVKDLLAGAPTEGRT; this is encoded by the coding sequence GTGACCGTCGAGTTGTTCGCCGGCGCCTCCACCGGCCTGGCGCTGTGGGTGGTCGCCGCGTTCGTGGTGACCTTTGTGGTCACCCGGGTCGTCGTGCGGATGATCCGCGCGGGGCGGGGGCCGTTCCGCGACACCAGCGTCGGGGACGTGCACGTCCACCACCACGTCTACGGCATCTTCCTCATGCTCCTCAGCGGCGCAGGCGAGTTCGTGTACCGGCCGGGGTCGCCGTGGGTGGAGGTGCTCGCCGTGGTCTTCGGCGCCGGCGCGGCCCTCACGCTCGACGAGTTCGCTCTCTGGCTGCACCTCGATGACGTCTACTGGGCCCGCGAGGGACGCAAATCCGTCGACGCGGTGCTCGTCGCGGCTGCCATCGGCGCCTTCCTCGTCCTCGGGGCGCGGCCCTTCGACGACACGGCCGACGAAGGGCGCATGGCGTTCGCCGTCACCGTTCTCGCCCACCTCGTGCTCGCCGGCATCGCCATCTTCAAGGGCAAGATCGCCTCCGGGCTGATCGGGATCGTGGTGCCGTTCGTCGCGGTCGTCGCCGCCGTGCGGCTCGCCCGGCCGGGCTCGCCGTGGGCCCGCGCCCGCTACGACGCGGCACGGCTCGCCCGAGCCGAGACCCGCTTCCGTCGCAACCGCTGGGACGGCGTCAAGGACCTGCTGGCCGGAGCCCCCACGGAGGGCCGGACATGA
- a CDS encoding threonine/serine dehydratase, whose amino-acid sequence MLDLEAIRSAAKRIDGVAHRTPVLTSTTLDRRTGTTAFLKAENFQRIGAFKFRGAYHAISHLTPDQLSKGVAAYSSGNHAQAVALAAQLVGSKAVILMPEDTPSSKMDATRGYGAEVRTYDRYTGDRVTMGNQLAEERGLTLIPPYEHPHIMAGQGTAALELLDETGELDTLIAPIGGGGLMAGSATAAKGMHPGIRVVGVEPEQADDTRQSLQRGERIQIPVARTIADGLAADIPGELTFSVNQRLVDDIVLVSDDDIREAMRFAFERLKIVLEPSGATSLAGLLKGGFTGRVGVILSGGNIGVERFRELLG is encoded by the coding sequence ATGCTCGATCTCGAAGCCATCAGGAGCGCCGCCAAGCGGATCGACGGTGTCGCTCATCGGACTCCTGTCCTGACGTCCACCACCCTCGACCGGCGCACCGGCACCACCGCGTTCCTCAAGGCCGAGAACTTCCAGCGCATCGGCGCCTTCAAGTTCCGCGGCGCCTACCACGCGATCTCCCACCTGACACCCGACCAGCTGAGCAAGGGCGTCGCCGCATACTCGTCCGGCAATCACGCCCAGGCGGTCGCCCTCGCGGCTCAACTCGTCGGCAGCAAGGCCGTCATCCTGATGCCCGAGGACACCCCGTCCTCCAAGATGGACGCCACCCGCGGCTACGGCGCCGAGGTCCGGACCTACGACCGCTACACCGGCGACCGCGTCACGATGGGCAACCAGCTCGCCGAGGAGCGGGGCCTGACCCTCATCCCGCCCTACGAGCACCCCCACATCATGGCCGGTCAGGGCACCGCCGCGCTGGAACTCCTCGACGAGACCGGCGAGCTGGACACCCTCATCGCCCCGATTGGCGGCGGCGGGCTGATGGCCGGCAGCGCCACCGCGGCCAAGGGCATGCACCCCGGAATCCGGGTGGTCGGCGTCGAGCCCGAGCAGGCCGACGACACCCGCCAGTCCCTCCAGCGGGGCGAACGCATTCAGATCCCCGTCGCGCGCACCATCGCCGACGGACTCGCCGCCGACATCCCCGGCGAGCTGACCTTCTCCGTCAACCAGCGCCTGGTCGACGACATCGTCCTGGTCAGCGACGACGACATCCGCGAGGCGATGCGGTTCGCGTTCGAGCGGCTCAAGATCGTGCTCGAACCCAGCGGGGCGACCTCGCTCGCCGGGCTGCTCAAGGGCGGCTTCACCGGCCGGGTCGGCGTCATCCTCTCCGGCGGCAACATCGGCGTCGAGCGCTTCCGCGAACTGCTCGGCTGA
- a CDS encoding phage holin family protein, whose product MTYSPPPGQRPDVADASVGQLMSNISQDLSTLMRQELELAKAEVKAEAKQAGKGAGMLGGAGFGGYMVALFLSIALWWALANAMDQGWAALIVAGVWAVIAAVLYVMGRSRMRRVDPVPERTVDSLKQMPDQMRRTT is encoded by the coding sequence ATGACGTATTCGCCACCGCCAGGGCAGCGGCCGGACGTCGCCGATGCGTCGGTGGGCCAGCTGATGAGCAACATTTCGCAGGACCTGTCGACGTTGATGCGGCAGGAACTGGAGCTGGCGAAGGCCGAGGTGAAGGCCGAAGCCAAGCAGGCGGGCAAGGGCGCGGGCATGCTCGGCGGCGCCGGGTTCGGCGGCTACATGGTGGCGCTGTTCCTGTCGATCGCGTTGTGGTGGGCGCTGGCCAACGCGATGGACCAGGGCTGGGCGGCGCTCATCGTCGCCGGCGTGTGGGCCGTGATCGCGGCCGTGCTGTACGTCATGGGCCGCAGCCGGATGCGCCGCGTCGACCCGGTGCCCGAGCGGACCGTCGACAGCCTCAAGCAGATGCCCGACCAGATGAGGAGGACAACGTGA
- a CDS encoding fasciclin domain-containing protein encodes MKTVRIAGAGFAAAAMFSLAACGTDSESASSAAGTSMSPSSAMPAPMSGGNGVTTNADVFGPACGQLPQGSAPGSLDSMGPQPVATAASTNPLLTKLVAAVKATNLADTLNSQEGITVFAPADSAFEAVGEAKFTELAQNPSQLAPILQYHVVPQRYDATGLEAAGSVQTLNTAGGPVQIEGSGENMTVNGAKVLCGNIPTENATVFVIDSVLTPGTNK; translated from the coding sequence GTGAAGACTGTTCGCATCGCCGGAGCCGGTTTCGCCGCCGCGGCAATGTTCTCGCTCGCGGCCTGCGGCACCGACAGCGAAAGCGCTTCCAGCGCGGCAGGCACGTCCATGTCTCCGTCAAGCGCGATGCCCGCCCCGATGTCCGGCGGCAACGGCGTCACCACCAACGCCGACGTGTTCGGCCCGGCGTGCGGCCAGCTGCCACAGGGCAGCGCGCCGGGCAGCCTGGACTCGATGGGCCCGCAGCCCGTCGCCACCGCCGCGAGCACGAACCCGCTGCTCACCAAGCTGGTCGCCGCCGTCAAGGCCACCAATCTGGCGGACACGCTGAACAGCCAGGAAGGCATCACCGTTTTCGCCCCGGCCGACTCCGCCTTCGAAGCGGTGGGCGAGGCCAAGTTCACCGAGCTGGCCCAGAATCCGAGCCAGCTGGCGCCGATCCTGCAGTACCACGTCGTCCCGCAGCGCTACGACGCCACCGGGCTGGAAGCCGCGGGCAGCGTGCAGACGCTGAACACCGCAGGCGGCCCGGTGCAGATCGAGGGTTCCGGCGAGAACATGACCGTCAACGGCGCCAAGGTGCTGTGCGGCAACATCCCGACCGAGAACGCGACCGTGTTCGTCATCGACAGCGTGCTCACCCCGGGCACCAACAAGTAG
- a CDS encoding DUF3618 domain-containing protein, with amino-acid sequence MSTDPDRLRQEIDGTQRNLGSDVDALAEKVNPGRIVHRRAHRARGLAQNLKERVMGSASSGAQSVTDRAHQAADSSSSTASSAASTVAEQVQEAPQTLRRQTEGNPLAAGLIAFGAGWLASSLIPASRPERELAGQVKESAQGMAGQVGSVAQDMKENLREPAQEAVQSVRSTATDAASTVADETKSAAQDVKQTAQNR; translated from the coding sequence GTGAGCACGGACCCCGACCGCCTTCGCCAGGAGATCGATGGCACGCAACGGAATCTCGGCAGTGACGTGGACGCGCTCGCCGAAAAGGTCAATCCCGGCCGCATCGTGCACCGCCGGGCGCACCGCGCGCGGGGTCTCGCGCAGAACCTGAAGGAGCGGGTCATGGGAAGCGCTTCCAGCGGCGCGCAGTCGGTCACGGACCGGGCGCACCAGGCGGCGGACAGCTCGTCGTCGACGGCTTCGTCCGCGGCGTCGACCGTCGCCGAGCAGGTCCAGGAAGCGCCGCAGACCCTGCGGCGTCAGACCGAAGGCAACCCGCTGGCCGCGGGGCTGATCGCGTTCGGCGCCGGGTGGCTGGCGTCATCTCTGATCCCCGCGAGCAGGCCGGAGCGTGAGCTGGCCGGTCAGGTCAAGGAATCGGCGCAGGGCATGGCGGGCCAGGTCGGCTCGGTGGCGCAGGACATGAAGGAGAACCTGCGCGAGCCGGCTCAGGAAGCGGTCCAGTCGGTACGGTCGACCGCGACCGACGCCGCGTCGACCGTAGCGGACGAGACCAAATCCGCGGCGCAGGACGTCAAGCAGACGGCGCAGAACCGGTAG
- a CDS encoding ABC transporter permease gives MLVGGRWFTVVGIFEPAALAPELASAALVGWEVAASELRFDGLPTTIYTRSQDAQVPAVQSVLAATANPAAPNEVEVSRPSDALAAQQAAGEAFTGLLLGLGAVALLVGGVGVANTMVISVLERRAEIGLRRSLGATRGQIRTQLLAESLLLSALGGLGGAVLGSLVTVGYVVYQSWPVVVPLWAVAGGAAATLVIGGIAGLYPAIRASRLSPTEALATP, from the coding sequence GTGCTGGTCGGCGGGCGCTGGTTCACGGTCGTCGGGATCTTCGAACCGGCCGCGCTGGCGCCCGAGCTGGCCTCGGCTGCGCTGGTCGGCTGGGAGGTGGCGGCGAGCGAGCTGCGGTTCGACGGGCTGCCCACCACGATCTACACGCGGTCGCAGGACGCGCAGGTCCCGGCGGTGCAGTCGGTGCTCGCCGCGACCGCGAACCCGGCCGCGCCGAACGAGGTGGAGGTGTCCCGGCCGTCCGACGCGCTCGCCGCGCAGCAGGCGGCGGGCGAGGCGTTCACCGGGCTGCTGCTCGGGCTGGGCGCGGTGGCGTTGCTCGTCGGCGGGGTCGGGGTGGCGAACACGATGGTGATCTCGGTGCTGGAGCGGCGCGCGGAGATCGGCCTGCGGCGCTCGCTCGGTGCGACGCGCGGGCAGATCCGCACCCAGCTCCTCGCGGAGTCGCTGTTGTTGTCCGCGTTGGGCGGGCTCGGCGGCGCGGTGCTGGGGAGCCTGGTGACGGTGGGCTACGTGGTGTACCAGTCGTGGCCGGTGGTGGTGCCGCTGTGGGCGGTGGCGGGCGGCGCCGCGGCGACGCTGGTGATCGGCGGGATCGCGGGGTTGTACCCGGCGATCCGCGCGTCCCGGCTGTCGCCGACGGAGGCGCTGGCGACGCCGTGA
- a CDS encoding YciI family protein, whose protein sequence is MKYMVILYGNQELWDSVNPDEWQAAVAAQDAFNEKYFTTGELLGAYGIADPKVVRVRDGQKTVTDGPYLETKEYLASVAMLEVDSEERALEIAADNPFAAFRQVEVWPVLHGGEG, encoded by the coding sequence ATGAAGTACATGGTGATTCTGTACGGCAATCAGGAGCTGTGGGACTCGGTGAATCCGGACGAGTGGCAGGCGGCCGTCGCCGCGCAGGACGCGTTCAACGAGAAGTACTTCACGACCGGCGAGCTGCTCGGCGCGTACGGCATCGCGGACCCGAAGGTCGTCCGGGTACGCGACGGGCAGAAGACAGTCACCGACGGGCCGTACCTGGAGACCAAGGAGTACCTGGCCAGCGTGGCGATGCTCGAGGTGGACAGCGAGGAGCGGGCACTGGAGATCGCGGCGGACAACCCGTTCGCCGCGTTCCGGCAGGTCGAGGTGTGGCCGGTGTTGCACGGCGGCGAGGGATGA
- a CDS encoding molybdopterin-dependent oxidoreductase, translating into MATTTTRPERLSLVRSGFCGVLALVAALAAGHLVAGLINVNASPYLAVGNTAVDLTPLPLKDFAVRTFGTYDKLVLLVGMAVVLLVVAAGAGVASLRSGWPGTVVIVLFGLLGVAAVAARPDLNTLALAAPLVSLVVGVGVFRLLRRGAGHDASRRSFLLVAAGAVLAGGGGQLLGRTRDAASSRAAVGPLVPARTAPAIPLDADFTRFGTPPFLTPNRDFYRVDTALTVPQLRAEDWSLRLHGLVRAEQRHTYADIRDRPLVERSITMTCVSNEVGGPYTSTANFIGVDLADLLDEAGIQPGAEQLFATSVDGWTSGIPVVAAADHGRGAMLALGMNGEPLPLEHGFPARLVIPGLYGYVSATKWVVDLEVTTWRARRAYWLRRGWAEQAPIKTQSRIDFPTGFATVPAGTVRVAGIAWAQHAGVDRVQVRLDSGPWQDARLSTEVNPDTWRMWYADLPVSPGFHQVTCRATDRSGYTQTQDRAGTVPDGATGWHGISFTAG; encoded by the coding sequence ATGGCGACCACGACCACCCGGCCCGAGCGGCTGTCCCTCGTCCGGTCGGGGTTCTGCGGGGTGCTCGCGCTGGTCGCTGCCCTCGCGGCTGGGCATCTCGTCGCCGGTCTGATCAACGTCAACGCCTCGCCGTACCTCGCGGTCGGGAATACCGCCGTCGACCTGACTCCATTGCCCCTCAAGGACTTCGCGGTACGTACATTCGGTACGTATGACAAGCTCGTCCTGCTCGTGGGGATGGCTGTCGTCCTCCTGGTGGTCGCCGCGGGGGCCGGCGTCGCCTCGCTGCGGTCGGGTTGGCCGGGGACCGTCGTCATCGTGCTGTTCGGGCTCCTCGGCGTCGCCGCGGTGGCCGCACGACCTGACCTGAACACGCTCGCGCTCGCCGCGCCCCTCGTCAGCCTCGTCGTCGGCGTCGGGGTGTTCCGGCTTCTGCGCCGCGGCGCGGGCCACGACGCGTCGCGGCGGTCGTTCCTGCTCGTCGCGGCCGGGGCGGTCCTCGCGGGGGGCGGGGGACAGCTGCTCGGGCGGACACGGGACGCCGCGAGCTCCCGGGCCGCGGTCGGGCCTCTCGTGCCCGCGCGCACCGCGCCTGCCATCCCGCTCGACGCGGACTTCACGCGCTTCGGCACACCGCCCTTCCTCACCCCCAACCGCGACTTCTACCGGGTCGACACCGCGCTCACCGTCCCGCAACTGCGTGCCGAGGACTGGTCGTTGCGCCTCCACGGCCTGGTCCGCGCCGAACAGCGCCACACCTACGCCGACATCCGCGACCGCCCGCTCGTCGAGCGCAGCATCACCATGACCTGCGTCTCCAACGAGGTCGGCGGCCCCTACACCTCCACCGCGAACTTCATCGGCGTCGACCTCGCCGACCTGCTCGACGAGGCCGGCATCCAGCCGGGCGCCGAGCAGCTCTTCGCCACCAGCGTCGACGGCTGGACCTCCGGGATCCCCGTCGTCGCCGCAGCCGACCACGGCCGTGGCGCCATGCTCGCCCTCGGGATGAACGGCGAGCCCCTGCCGCTGGAACACGGCTTCCCGGCCCGCCTCGTCATCCCCGGCCTCTACGGCTACGTCTCCGCCACCAAATGGGTCGTCGACCTCGAGGTCACCACCTGGCGAGCCCGCCGGGCGTACTGGCTGCGGCGCGGCTGGGCCGAACAGGCGCCGATCAAGACGCAGTCCCGTATCGACTTCCCCACGGGCTTCGCGACCGTGCCTGCCGGAACGGTGCGCGTCGCCGGGATCGCGTGGGCCCAGCACGCCGGCGTCGACCGGGTCCAGGTGCGGCTGGACAGCGGACCCTGGCAGGACGCGCGACTGTCCACAGAGGTCAATCCCGACACATGGCGCATGTGGTACGCGGACCTGCCGGTCTCCCCGGGCTTCCACCAGGTCACCTGCCGCGCCACCGACCGCTCCGGCTACACCCAGACCCAGGACCGCGCAGGCACCGTGCCCGACGGCGCGACCGGCTGGCACGGAATTTCCTTCACCGCCGGCTGA
- a CDS encoding bifunctional lysylphosphatidylglycerol flippase/synthetase MprF, with amino-acid sequence MTHLRRIPFTLAFLAALLVTGVATGSLWSPVEDRAWFPDVAFGLPAFETGRWWTPVTGPFFALTPLYYLPVFLSFALFTGFAELRLGTKRTIGTFVTGHLVAVLGAAGVLLALRDVSSWAAAEATVLDVGPSAGAFAAITAATATFRAPWRLRLRILLVGYAGIALLYGGTLADVEHFLAVAITLPLSPRIAGPNRVRNTGQPSRREWRLLAASGLLVVAAVRIVTWFFPTTGPLGPTGTDDSSAVEVVVVILLALLVMRGLSRGRRVAWWAVVVIATLDILLTALAGVALLVATVLDSVEAVDDVPLVVTDSVFWLGYLVLLVAGRHAFRVPWRPRTADGDRRHAIELVQRNGGGTLSWMTTWPENRYFPIAHDTGYVAYRKHAGVAVALGDPICPRSDGDGAVAEFAENCDRAGLVPCLFSATEPSVRGAERLGWRYLQVAEDTLIDLTGLEFKGKQWQPARSALNRAVKEGITFRLVHLADEPRAVLQQVRAISEEWVGDKGLPEMGFTLGGVDEALDRHVRAGLAVDADGRVHGVTSWIPVYAGNGEIEGWTLDVMRRRSHGFKHVVEFLIASACQAFRDAGARYLSLSGAPLARAGTDGDTRVLDALLDKLGAALEPYYGFRSLHAFKAKFRPRYAPMYLIYRDEADLPRIGVAIARAYLPEAGLRDIPKLVRS; translated from the coding sequence ATGACACACCTCCGCCGCATCCCCTTCACGCTCGCCTTCCTCGCCGCACTCCTGGTCACCGGCGTCGCCACCGGGAGCCTCTGGTCCCCGGTCGAGGACCGCGCCTGGTTCCCCGACGTCGCGTTCGGCCTGCCCGCCTTCGAGACCGGCCGCTGGTGGACGCCCGTCACCGGGCCGTTCTTCGCGCTCACCCCGCTCTACTACCTGCCGGTCTTCCTCAGCTTCGCGTTGTTCACCGGCTTCGCCGAACTCCGGCTCGGCACGAAACGCACCATCGGCACCTTCGTGACTGGGCACCTCGTCGCGGTTCTCGGCGCCGCCGGGGTCCTCCTCGCCCTCCGGGACGTCTCGTCGTGGGCGGCGGCCGAAGCGACGGTCCTCGACGTCGGACCGTCCGCGGGCGCCTTCGCGGCGATCACCGCCGCCACCGCGACCTTCCGCGCACCCTGGCGTTTGCGCTTGCGGATCCTGCTGGTCGGCTACGCCGGGATCGCCCTGCTCTACGGCGGCACCCTGGCCGACGTCGAGCACTTCCTCGCCGTGGCGATCACCCTGCCGCTGTCGCCGCGGATCGCCGGGCCGAACCGCGTCCGGAATACCGGACAACCCAGCCGTCGGGAATGGCGGCTGCTCGCCGCGTCCGGGCTGCTGGTCGTGGCCGCCGTCCGGATCGTCACGTGGTTCTTCCCCACGACCGGTCCACTCGGACCCACCGGCACCGACGACTCGTCCGCCGTCGAGGTCGTCGTCGTGATCCTGCTGGCCCTCCTCGTGATGCGCGGGCTCAGCCGGGGACGCCGGGTTGCGTGGTGGGCCGTCGTCGTCATCGCCACCCTCGACATCCTGCTCACCGCGCTGGCCGGGGTCGCGCTGCTGGTCGCCACGGTCCTCGACTCCGTCGAAGCGGTCGACGACGTCCCGCTGGTGGTCACCGACAGCGTCTTCTGGCTCGGCTACCTGGTGCTGCTCGTCGCCGGGCGGCACGCCTTCCGCGTCCCGTGGCGGCCGCGCACGGCGGACGGCGACCGGCGGCACGCCATCGAACTCGTCCAGCGCAACGGCGGCGGCACGCTGTCCTGGATGACCACCTGGCCGGAGAACCGGTACTTCCCGATCGCGCACGACACCGGTTACGTGGCCTACCGCAAGCACGCCGGGGTGGCCGTCGCGCTCGGCGACCCGATCTGCCCGCGTTCCGACGGGGACGGCGCGGTCGCCGAGTTCGCCGAGAACTGCGACCGCGCCGGGCTCGTGCCGTGCCTGTTCTCCGCGACCGAACCGTCGGTGCGCGGCGCTGAGCGGCTGGGCTGGCGGTACCTGCAGGTCGCCGAGGACACCCTGATCGACCTGACCGGCCTGGAGTTCAAGGGCAAGCAGTGGCAGCCGGCCCGCAGCGCGCTCAACCGCGCCGTCAAGGAGGGCATCACCTTCCGCCTGGTCCACCTGGCCGACGAGCCGCGTGCGGTGCTGCAGCAGGTGCGGGCGATCTCCGAGGAGTGGGTGGGCGACAAGGGCCTGCCGGAGATGGGGTTCACGCTCGGCGGGGTGGACGAGGCGCTGGACCGGCACGTGCGTGCCGGGCTCGCGGTCGACGCCGACGGGCGCGTGCACGGCGTCACCTCGTGGATCCCGGTCTACGCCGGGAACGGCGAGATCGAGGGCTGGACGCTGGACGTGATGCGCCGCCGCTCGCACGGGTTCAAGCACGTCGTCGAGTTCCTCATCGCCTCCGCCTGCCAGGCCTTCCGCGACGCGGGCGCCCGCTACCTGTCGCTGTCCGGCGCGCCGCTCGCCCGCGCCGGAACCGACGGCGACACGCGGGTCCTCGACGCGCTGCTGGACAAGCTCGGCGCGGCGCTCGAGCCGTACTACGGCTTCCGGTCATTGCACGCGTTCAAGGCGAAGTTCCGCCCCCGATACGCGCCGATGTACCTGATCTACCGCGACGAAGCCGACCTGCCGCGCATCGGCGTCGCGATCGCCCGCGCCTACCTGCCGGAGGCCGGCCTGCGCGACATCCCGAAGCTCGTCCGGTCCTGA
- a CDS encoding F0F1 ATP synthase subunit B: protein MGVLGADLPVAPDVVELALGLIAFLVLLFLLAKFAVPRFEALFAERADKIEGGIEKAEQAQKAAAEALDRYRAQLADARAEAARIREEARAEGERRRAELRAEAQDEARRLIAQGEADLTEPRGRVMAEMRPELRRLAVELAERIVGEPLADEAQRRGTVDRFLAELERR, encoded by the coding sequence ATGGGAGTACTCGGCGCGGACCTGCCGGTCGCGCCGGACGTCGTCGAACTGGCGCTCGGCCTGATCGCGTTCCTCGTGCTGCTGTTCCTCCTCGCGAAGTTCGCGGTGCCGCGCTTCGAAGCGTTGTTCGCGGAGCGGGCGGACAAGATCGAAGGCGGGATCGAGAAAGCCGAGCAGGCGCAGAAGGCGGCGGCGGAGGCGCTCGACCGCTACCGGGCCCAGCTCGCCGACGCGCGTGCCGAAGCGGCGCGGATCCGGGAGGAGGCCCGCGCGGAGGGTGAGCGGCGGCGCGCGGAACTCCGGGCGGAGGCGCAGGACGAGGCCCGGCGGCTGATCGCCCAGGGCGAGGCGGACCTCACCGAGCCGCGCGGCCGCGTGATGGCCGAGATGCGGCCCGAGCTGAGGCGGCTCGCGGTGGAGCTGGCGGAGCGGATCGTCGGCGAACCGCTGGCGGACGAGGCGCAGCGGCGGGGCACGGTGGACAGGTTCCTCGCAGAGCTGGAGCGGCGGTAG
- a CDS encoding RNA polymerase sigma factor translates to MTDDPLRELAPQVLAILMRRYGGLDTCEDAVQEALLAAATQWGETGVPDNPRGWLLTVATRRLTDWMRSDSARRRREDEDLLATPATQRVAPGADERGPGDADDTLTLLFLCCHPSLSVPSQTALTLRAVGGLTTAEIAKAFFVPEATMAQRISRAKQKVKGARFSLPPEEERDERLNAVLHVLYLMFNEGYTATAGPDLRRDDLAAEAIRLTRLVRRLLPSDWEVAGLLALMLLTHARRFARTVDGELVPLSEQDRSRWDRAMIEEGVALVSEALAKTTRLGAYQLQAAIAAVHDEAASDDETDWPQVLALYGLLERVAPNPMVTLNKAVAVAMTSGPRAGLELLESLAGDPRLAKHHRLHAVRAHLLERAGETAEARKEYQLAAKRTTSLPEQRYLQRRAARCTTPS, encoded by the coding sequence ATGACCGACGACCCGCTGCGCGAGCTGGCGCCGCAGGTGCTGGCGATCCTCATGCGCCGCTACGGCGGGCTCGACACGTGTGAGGACGCGGTGCAGGAGGCGCTGCTCGCCGCCGCCACCCAGTGGGGCGAGACCGGCGTGCCGGACAACCCGCGCGGGTGGCTGCTGACGGTCGCGACGCGGCGCCTGACCGACTGGATGCGCAGCGACAGCGCACGACGCCGCCGGGAGGACGAGGACCTGCTCGCCACCCCGGCGACGCAGCGGGTGGCGCCGGGCGCGGACGAACGCGGCCCCGGCGACGCGGACGACACGCTCACCCTGCTGTTCCTGTGCTGCCACCCGTCGCTGTCGGTGCCGTCGCAAACCGCGCTGACCCTGCGCGCCGTCGGCGGCCTCACGACGGCCGAGATCGCGAAGGCGTTCTTCGTCCCCGAGGCGACGATGGCCCAGCGGATCAGCCGGGCCAAGCAGAAGGTGAAGGGCGCCCGGTTCAGCCTGCCGCCCGAGGAGGAGCGGGACGAGCGGCTGAACGCGGTCCTGCACGTGCTGTACCTGATGTTCAACGAGGGCTACACGGCGACCGCGGGCCCCGACCTGCGGCGCGACGACCTGGCCGCGGAGGCGATCCGGCTGACCCGCCTGGTGCGGCGGCTGCTGCCGTCGGACTGGGAGGTCGCGGGCCTGCTGGCGCTGATGCTGCTGACCCACGCGCGGCGGTTCGCGAGAACCGTCGACGGCGAGCTGGTCCCGCTGTCCGAACAGGACCGCAGCCGCTGGGACCGCGCCATGATCGAAGAGGGGGTGGCTCTGGTCAGCGAGGCCTTGGCGAAGACCACCCGGCTCGGCGCGTACCAACTGCAGGCCGCGATCGCCGCGGTGCACGACGAAGCCGCGAGCGACGACGAGACGGACTGGCCCCAGGTGCTGGCCCTGTACGGCTTGCTGGAGCGAGTCGCCCCGAACCCCATGGTGACCCTGAACAAGGCAGTGGCCGTGGCGATGACCTCGGGCCCCCGAGCCGGACTCGAGCTGCTGGAATCGCTCGCCGGGGACCCGCGTCTGGCCAAGCACCACCGCCTGCACGCCGTCCGCGCCCACCTGCTGGAACGGGCAGGCGAGACAGCGGAGGCCCGCAAGGAATACCAACTGGCCGCCAAACGGACGACGAGCCTGCCCGAGCAGCGCTACCTGCAAAGACGCGCAGCAAGGTGCACCACCCCCAGCTGA